The window TCGGAGAGTGGAGCCTTTGTGCAAAGTGAGGACGCAAATATTCTGATTGCTTATTTTACATGGGCAGATAACACGGTTGTAGAGGATCCTGAGGGGGCACTTAGTGCGGCCTTGGACCATTATGAATCGGTGGGGGATTCTGGCGCGTATGATGAGATGGATGCCATTGCTTCCGCAAGTCTTGTACCGCCTGGCAATGCCGCGAGAATCGCTTCATGGATTCAGGAAGAAGTTGGCGGGGATATGTTTTCCATTCAGGTGGAGGAATCTTATCCCAGTGACTACGGCCAATGTATGGAGCGGGCATCAGATGAATTGACAGAGGAGGCACGTCCGGGGTTAAAAAACCATATTAACGATATATCGCAGTATGATACAGTGTTTATCGGTTATCCAAACTGGTGGTACAGCTGTCCCATGGCAATCCATAGCTTTATCGAAGAGTATGATTTGTCTGGAAAAAAGATTGTTCTGTTTTGTACCCATGGGACTGGGGGAATCGCCCGAAGCGCAGAGGATATAGAAGAGTCCCTGCCAGAGGACTGTGAGGTAGAAGAAAATGTGCTGGGAGTGTACCGCCAGGAAGTGACAAGTTCACAGAACCGGGTTTCTGAGTGGATTTCAGATATTGGTTATAGGAAGCAGCATAGGGAGGGGAAGGGGAATATGAACCAACAAATTTCAGTGGAGACAGAGAGTGGTGAAACACTTGTTTTTGAATTAAACGGCAGTCCTGCTGCATCAGCATTATATGAACAGTTACCGCTGACAGTAGATGTGGATGATTTCAGCACCAATGAAAAGATATTTTATCCCCCTGGGAAGCTGGATGTGTCGGATACGCCTATTGCAGAAATGAATCTGGGAACACTTGCTTATTATGCTCCATGGGGTAATGTTGTTATGTTTTATGATGCCTATAGTCCCAACGGGGATTTGTATGAGCTGGGACAGATTGTTTCGGGCCTGGATGATATCAGCAGCCTGAAGGGGAGGCTCAGGATAGACAAGGTGAAATAAAAAGAGTCCGGGAAAGAGGACAGGGCCCGTCACCCACTGAATGAAAAAAGTATGATGAAATCTACGGAATATTTTAAAATATTATCAAAGAAAGCATGAGAGGATGGATAGCAATGAAGCAAATCATACAGCAATACTTAACCGGTGAAAGGGCGCTTTTCCAGGGAAGGGATTTGGAAATCAGGGATACTATTTTTGCAGATGGTGAATCACCTCTGAAAGAGAGCTGTAACATTCGGTTATATGGGAGCATGTTCAAGTGGAAATATCCGCTTTGGTATAGTAAAAATATTTATATGAAGGATTGCGCTCTATTTGAAATGGGGAGAGCCGGTATCTGGTATACTGACAATATTACAGTAGAAGATACTGTAATTGAAGCGCCAAAGACATTTCGAAGGGGAAAGGGAGTCACCCTGAAAAATGTAACAATGCCAAAT of the Luxibacter massiliensis genome contains:
- a CDS encoding flavodoxin encodes the protein MRKYMALCLVCSLLLTLAACSGRSSSEQPQVKISDSVKTSLEENLDAASESGAFVQSEDANILIAYFTWADNTVVEDPEGALSAALDHYESVGDSGAYDEMDAIASASLVPPGNAARIASWIQEEVGGDMFSIQVEESYPSDYGQCMERASDELTEEARPGLKNHINDISQYDTVFIGYPNWWYSCPMAIHSFIEEYDLSGKKIVLFCTHGTGGIARSAEDIEESLPEDCEVEENVLGVYRQEVTSSQNRVSEWISDIGYRKQHREGKGNMNQQISVETESGETLVFELNGSPAASALYEQLPLTVDVDDFSTNEKIFYPPGKLDVSDTPIAEMNLGTLAYYAPWGNVVMFYDAYSPNGDLYELGQIVSGLDDISSLKGRLRIDKVK